The genomic DNA ATTTTATTTTTAACTATGCTAATTGGCATGATTATCGGAATATTAGGCGCACTGTATCTAGCGAGAGATATAAAGGCAACACTCCACGGCTTAGAACCTGAAGTCATTGCTAAAAAACTAGAAGAGCGTAATGTAATACTTCAATCGGTTCGAGAGGCCATTATTGCAATAGATATTTCTGGTAGAATTACATTAATTAACGAAGAGGGTAGTAGACTCCTTCGGTTTAGTGGTGTTACAACCGACCCATTGGGACGGCATATAACAGAATTTATACCGAGTACACGCTTAATTGAAGTCGTGAAAACTGGAAACCTTGAGCTAAATCAAGAAGTGAATTTTTTTGGGTCATCAATACTCGTGAATAACGTTCCACTGGTTGTTGACGGTATTATTGTCGGTGCCGTTGCTACCTTCCGCGATAAGACAGAAGTCAAGCAATTAGCAGAAGAATTAACCGGTGTTCGCGACTATGTTGACGCGTTGCGTGCACAATCTCATGAATTTATGAATCAACTTCATGTCATTTTAGGTTTGGTTCAGCTTGAAAACTATGATTTATTGGCATCATATATTCACCGTATTGCTGGTGAACATCAAGCGGAAGTAACCTATGTAGGAAGGCGTATTCGTAACCCAGTAATAGCTGGGTTTATCCTCAGCAAGCTGAGTATGGCCCGCGAAAAAAATATAACGATTAAATTACACGAAGACAGTTTTTTACCTGAGGTTAATAACGAAGAAATAACACATGAACTTGTTACTATTATTGGAAACTTGGTTGAAAATGCTTTTGATTCCGTATTGCAAAATCCTAAAAAGGAAGTGGAACTATTTATTAATTATAATG from Veillonellaceae bacterium includes the following:
- the dcuS gene encoding two-component system sensor histidine kinase DcuS, with translation MRIKFTLKTKIIFLVLSVVAIILIVTSLLISRSIAYEVKDSIGRQALSIARIIAHSPIVIEGLAGKRDIPEIQHYANDAKLMANVQFIVVLDMNGIRLSHPLPSLIGQHLVGGDELEALKGNEYLSEAVGTMGYSLRAFTPVYGPDGKQIGVVLVGILMKYVHDAVTKAQMILFLTMLIGMIIGILGALYLARDIKATLHGLEPEVIAKKLEERNVILQSVREAIIAIDISGRITLINEEGSRLLRFSGVTTDPLGRHITEFIPSTRLIEVVKTGNLELNQEVNFFGSSILVNNVPLVVDGIIVGAVATFRDKTEVKQLAEELTGVRDYVDALRAQSHEFMNQLHVILGLVQLENYDLLASYIHRIAGEHQAEVTYVGRRIRNPVIAGFILSKLSMAREKNITIKLHEDSFLPEVNNEEITHELVTIIGNLVENAFDSVLQNPKKEVELFINYNANLISIEVSDSGCGINPELGEHIYNFGVSTKSAQRGIGLHLVKLSLGRLNGNIDYVRKNGRTIFKVLIPYESVG